A stretch of DNA from Coriobacteriia bacterium:
CCGAACGCGATCGTGCGCTGCTACCGTCGCGATGGGGCGACTTGGACGCTGCAATCCGCCGCGGTCACCCTCACGAAGGACCCGGACACGGTCGAGCCCGGACAGGTGGTCGGCTCGTTCGCGGCCGACCGGCTCTATCCCGGGACGTATCGCGTCGCCATCGAGACGACCGACCTCCCAACCGCGCGGCCCGTACAGTTCTACGGCGGTGCGAGCGGGCCTTCGACCGACATCCGTTTCGCCGCCGACGTCGAGGTGGTCGAGGATATGGTCTCGACCGGCATCGGCGTGGACTTCACCGATGACCGCCTTCCTCCCACGACCTCGCTGTCTCCGCTGCCCGCGGGGTGGCCGCGGTCCGTCACCATCACGCTGACCGCCGCCGACGGCGCAGGCGGGTCGGGCGTGGGCGCGACCTACTACTGGTTCGATTCGGGTGCTCCGACCGTCTACACGGGGCCGTTCACATACGGTACCGACGGAGGACACACCCTCTCGTGGTACTCGGTCGACCGTTTCGGCAATCCCGAGAACGTTCGCACGGCCGACGTCCTCGTCGACGGCCTGTTCCCCGTGACCAGTTCGGACGCGGTCTCTGAGTACACGGGCTCGGCGCGCGTCCAGCTCATCGCAGCCGACAACAGGACCGGCGTCGCCGCCACGTATTACTCGCTAGACGGGGGGGACGCGGTCGCCGGCACCTCGGTGGCGTCCAGTCGCTGGGGCATCCACTCGCTGAGATACTGGTCGGTCGACGGTGCCGGCAATGTCGAGCCCGCACACACCGACTCGTTCTTTATCTACTCGTCCGGTGGTAGCGGCGGAGGCGGGGGCGGCTGGATCCCCGGCGGCTCCGGGACGCCCACGTCGACGGTCGACACCACTCCGCCGGTGACCACGATCATCGGCGTGCCCGCTGGTTGGTCGACGTCCGACGTCGAGGTGTCGTTCGTCGCCACCGACGACACATCGGACATCGGGGCGGTCTACTACCGTCTCGGTGGCGGCTCCGCCACGACGTATACCGCCCCGGTGGTCGTGACCGCGGAGGGCGTGACGACGATCGACTACTGGGCCGTCGACGCGCGCAACAACCGCGAGACGTCGCGGAGCTCCGTCATCCGCATCGACCGGACCGCTCCGGTCAGCGCGGCGAACGTGAGCGAGTTCTACCTCGATTCCGCTCGTATCTCCATCGTCGTGTCGGACTCGGTCTCGGGGCTCTCCGCGATCCGCCGCTCGCTCGATGGCGCTCCGAGCACGGGATCCATCATCGATGTGAGCGAGCCGGGCACGCATACCCTGGAGTGGTCGGCGGTCGATGTCGCGGGCAACGTCGAGACGACACACTCCGCTTCGTTCACCGTGACGCGCGGGACGCGGACGACGCCTTCCGCCCGAGCGCTCTATCCCGCGTACGGGGCGTGGGCGACGCTGTCCGGGGCGCTGGCCGACTCCGCGGGCACGCCGCTGCCGGGTCGTGTCGTGCATCTCGAGACCTACTCCGGCGGCGCGTGGGTCGAGAGCGCCTCCAACACCATCACGGGCCCGAACGGGACGTGGAGCTTCAGCGTCCGCCCGAGCTCCCTTACTCGCTACCGCGCGGCCTTCTTCGGCTCGGTGGGTTACCTCCCGAGCTCGGCGACGGAGACCGTGGTCGCACCGAAGGTGTATCTCACGGCGCCCTACGCCCCCACGAGGGTCGTCAGGGGTCGCGGGTACACGGTCTACGGCTACCTGCGCCCGAAGCATACGGCGAGAGCATACTCGGTGCGCGTGCAGTGCTATCGGCTCGAGAACAGGCGATGGGTGCTGCGCAAGACCGTCTGGGCCCGCAACGCCGACTACGGGTCCTCCACCCGCTACTCGGCGGTCGTCGCGCTCCCATATGCGGGGTCGTGGCGGCTGCGCGCCTATCACGCGGACTCGGGCCACGCGGCGACGTACTCGTCCTACCGGTACGTCTCCGCCCGGTAGGCGTCGCTGCGCCAAGTCCGGGCCGGTTGTCGATTCGCCACCTCACCTGCTATAAGTG
This window harbors:
- a CDS encoding carboxypeptidase-like regulatory domain-containing protein, which codes for MGIVSEEPSPAARAAAIPDRDVIHIGDESAHPMLRRMLAACLAAALLVALVPVSATAAGTSTLMGRVRNLQGNAVNNVRVLLYQRFGGVETLVGEALTENGGQFQFFNLLAATYGLKVVDDSGTYAPAWYGSSVTLGIGELRQGIEFTVSRAGSISGVVSNSAALPLSGVIVNAYPRSPEGPFDEYAAASTVTGADGGYTLAGMSAGTYAVQFFSTYPEYPSQFYGMSSALEAAEPVTLAEASTVNGIGATLRRWGGITGSVTATGAGVPNAIVRCYRRDGATWTLQSAAVTLTKDPDTVEPGQVVGSFAADRLYPGTYRVAIETTDLPTARPVQFYGGASGPSTDIRFAADVEVVEDMVSTGIGVDFTDDRLPPTTSLSPLPAGWPRSVTITLTAADGAGGSGVGATYYWFDSGAPTVYTGPFTYGTDGGHTLSWYSVDRFGNPENVRTADVLVDGLFPVTSSDAVSEYTGSARVQLIAADNRTGVAATYYSLDGGDAVAGTSVASSRWGIHSLRYWSVDGAGNVEPAHTDSFFIYSSGGSGGGGGGWIPGGSGTPTSTVDTTPPVTTIIGVPAGWSTSDVEVSFVATDDTSDIGAVYYRLGGGSATTYTAPVVVTAEGVTTIDYWAVDARNNRETSRSSVIRIDRTAPVSAANVSEFYLDSARISIVVSDSVSGLSAIRRSLDGAPSTGSIIDVSEPGTHTLEWSAVDVAGNVETTHSASFTVTRGTRTTPSARALYPAYGAWATLSGALADSAGTPLPGRVVHLETYSGGAWVESASNTITGPNGTWSFSVRPSSLTRYRAAFFGSVGYLPSSATETVVAPKVYLTAPYAPTRVVRGRGYTVYGYLRPKHTARAYSVRVQCYRLENRRWVLRKTVWARNADYGSSTRYSAVVALPYAGSWRLRAYHADSGHAATYSSYRYVSAR